The following DNA comes from Oncorhynchus mykiss isolate Arlee chromosome 16, USDA_OmykA_1.1, whole genome shotgun sequence.
tacaggtacacctccaattgacacaaatgattttaattagcctattagaagattcaaaagccatgacatcattttcttaattttcccaagctgtttaaaggcaccgtcaacttagtgtatgtacatttctgacccactgaaattgtgataacAGTTAATTATTTGTGAACTaatctgtaagcaattgttggaaaaattccttgtcatgcacaaagtacatgtcctaaccgacttgccaaaactatagtttgttaacaagaaatttgtggagtggttgaaaatcgagttttaatgactccaacctaagtgtatgtaaacttccgactttaactgtatatctaggagatataagaaagctaaggaaaatatttattttttgtggGTGGGGCACTCTACCTTTTTATACTTCCATTAATTGTTTTATAACTGGTACTGGTTACAGTCAGACGAGTCCTGTTGACACTTGTAGGTGTTGTAAAGCAAAACGATGAACATCGTGTTCGTTGGAATCttccctttccacagtgggattCCGTTAGTTTGTATCCTATACGGTACAGACGCTACAAACATGTTGGCACATCAATTACtgacttcagatgagtcccgtgatgtttatagagcaaaacggagaacaccatcgtgagAATCTATTTTCCATATTATTGTTGGCCAAACCGTTctgacgctacagacgtttttgttAGAAGACctattttcaggatgtctcatggtctgacaaacaccactgtagcttgcccaccttccaccgcagatgcggaaggccgacatCGGTGGATGTGTTGGATTGAGAAGCAGCCCATGCAAGACTGATAtgtctagcttaaactgacagattttgattgGGATGTTTTGTTACCTATACTGACGCACCCATGTGTCAATGGACTTAACGATTAATGCAAAGTGATGGACTGCTCTTCAAGTCTCTCGAAGTGTAAATGTGCTTCATTTCAATCAACAGCATTTCTGGTAGATTGGataacatttgtatttttatcTTAATTATCTTAATTTGACAGGTCTACCATGGAGGGCTTTATGGATATCAATGAGATCCATGACATCACTGGCACTGATACAGGTATTACCTTAACTATTTTCCTTCCCCTTTTAGTCTTAATGTAATGGACTGTGCGTTAGCTGTCCAAATGATGTGATTGGATGGAGATGATGATACATTTTCTGTCATTGTTTTTCTATCCTTGCTGTTCTCCTTGGTGTAGAGGAGCACAGAATAGATGCAGAGCAGGTGGAGGGGGCCGAGAGGAGTGCTAGGCCGACCATCAGCGAGTTCAAAAAGACCTGGGGCTTCAGGCGGACCACGGTTGCCAGAAGAGAGTTTGTGGGATTGGATGAGATTGAAGATCCAGAATCTCCACCCCTACCCACACGTCGGGGCAGAGGCCGCCCAGCCAAGACCTATTCAAGACGTGGGCGAGGGGGGAGAAGAAGCGTCCCAGCCGACCTGGAGTACTCTGGAACGGCCTCCCCAATTCCAATGGACACAGAGCCTTCCTCAGATCCCCAAGAGCCCTGCCCAGGTGGCAGCCTAGATCCCACCTCTTGGCAGGACTTTGGATCTGCATTTGGCACTGCTTTTTCTCTActtggggagaaggaggaggactaCATGCCCATGACTGCTCCTGCCCAAACTATGGCTGCCCCTGCCCCTAGCTATGGGGCTAGTAGGGTCGTGGAAGTTGCCTCTAGTATTGAGGAGGACAGTGATGAGCTGACCCTGAAGCAGCTCCAGGAGCGGCTGAGCATTAGGGGGAGAGGGGAGTCCAGGGGGAGGGGggtcagagggagggggaggggaagagggagag
Coding sequences within:
- the LOC118939462 gene encoding death-inducer obliterator 1-like: MEGFMDINEIHDITGTDTEEHRIDAEQVEGAERSARPTISEFKKTWGFRRTTVARREFVGLDEIEDPESPPLPTRRGRGRPAKTYSRRGRGGRRSVPADLEYSGTASPIPMDTEPSSDPQEPCPGGSLDPTSWQDFGSAFGTAFSLLGEKEEDYMPMTAPAQTMAAPAPSYGASRVVEVASSIEEDSDELTLKQLQERLSIRGRGESRGRGVRGRGRGRGRGRGASASGGKGEES